From a single Theropithecus gelada isolate Dixy chromosome 10, Tgel_1.0, whole genome shotgun sequence genomic region:
- the TTLL8 gene encoding protein monoglycylase TTLL8 isoform X2: MEPERKGLWSASSNGDGREENKLKQGISQDLASSSRLDRYKIARQLTEKAIKEKKIFSIYGHYPVVRAALRRKGWVEKKFHFLPKVIPDVEDEGAGVADVTCGKVKENQEMALEKTDDIHNVMSRLVKNEMPYLLWTIKRDAIDYHSLTCDQMLNHYAKTASFTTKIGLCVNMRSLPWYVPANPDSFFPRCYSLCTESEQQEFLEDFRRTMASSILKWVVSHQSCSRSGRSKPRGQREEAGNSDLSSRQDAKNAEAKLRGLPGQLVDIACKVCQAYLGQLEHEDIDTSADATEDLTEAEWEDLTQQYYSLVHGDAFISDSRNYFPQCQALLNQITSVNPQTDIDGFRNIWIIKPAAKSRGRDIVCMDRVEEILELAATDHPLPRDNKWVVQKYIETPLLIYDTKFDIRQWFLVTDWNPLTIWFYKESYLRFSTQRFSLDKLDSAIHLCNNAVQKHLKNDVGRSPLLPAHNMWTNAKFQEYLQRQGRGAVWGSVIYPSMKKAIIHAMKVAQDHVEPRKNSFELYGADFVLGRDFRPWLIEINSSPTMHPSTPVTAQLCAQVQEDTIKVAVDRSCDVGNFELLWRQPVVELPPFSGSDLCVAGVSVRRARRQVLPACNLKASALLLDTQPLEAQGPSAMPDPAQGSPRPALQRDLGLKEEKGHPLALLAPLRGLPESSGAPQPTRNKAAGKVELPACPCRHVDSQAPNTDVPEAQPTKHWDPNQLNAHPPAPVPQSLKTVEGALRPLPGGKGS, translated from the exons ATGGAGCCAGAGAGGAAGGGGCTCTGGTCGGCTTCTTCCAACGGAGACGGGAGAGAAGAAAATA AATTAAAACAAGGAATTTCCCAAGACTTGGCTTCTTCCTCCAGATTAGACAGATATAAGATAGCAAGGCAGTTAACGGAAAAAGCTATTAAG GAGAAGAAGATTTTCTCTATTTACGGACACTACCCGGTGGTCCGGGCCGCTCTGCGAAGGAAGGGCTGGGTGGAGAAGAAGTTCCACTTTTTGCCTAAGGTCATTCCGGATGTCGAGGACGAAGGTGCTGGGGTTGCTG ATGTTACATGTGGCAAAgtcaaagaaaatcaagaaatggCCTTGGAGAAAACAGACGACATCCACAACGTGATG TCTAGGTTGGTAAAAAACGAGATGCCGTACCTCCTCTGGACCATCAAGAGGGACGCCATTGACTATCACAGCCTGACCTGCGACCAGATGCTGAACCACTACGCAAAGACGGCCTCCTTCACCACCAAG ATCGGGCTGTGCGTGAACATGCGGAGCCTGCCCTGGTACGTCCCGGCCAACCCCGACTCCTTCTTCCCGCGCTGCTACAGCCTCTGCACCGAGAGCGAACAGCAGGAATTCCTGG AAGACTTCCGGCGCACGATGGCATCCAGCATCCTCAAGTGGGTGGTCAGCCACCAGAGCTGCAGCCGGAGCGGCAGGAGCAAGCCCAGGGGCCAGAGGGAGGAGGCCGGAAACAGCGACCTGAGCAGCAGGCAAG ATGCCAAAAATGCTGAGGCAAAGCTCAGGGGTCTCCCGGGCCAGCTTGTGGACATCGCGTGCAAGGTGTGCCAGGCCTACCTGGGGCAGCTGGAGCATGAGGACATCGACACGTCGGCGGACGCCACGGAGGACCTCACCGAGGCCGAGTGGGAGGACCTGACACAGCAGTACTACTCCCTCGTTCA TGGCGATGCTTTCATCTCCGATTCAAGAAATTACTTTCCGCAGTGCCAGGCTCTGCTGAATCAAATCACGTCCGTGAACCCTCAGACGGACATCGACGGGTTCCGGAACATCTGGATTATAAAGCCTGCGGCCAAGTCTCGGGGCCGAG ACATAGTGTGCATGGACCGTGTGGAAGAGATCCTGGAGCTGGCGGCTACAGACCACCCTCTTCCCAGGGACAACAAGTGGGTGGTCCAGAAGTACATCGAGACGCCACTGCTCATCTATGACACCAAGTTCGACATCAGACAGTGGTTCCTCGTCACGGACTGGAACCCCCTGACCATCTGGTTCTACAAGGAGAGTTACCTGCGGTTCTCAACACAGCGCTTCTCCCTGGACAAGCTGGACAG TGCCATCCACCTGTGCAACAACGCCGTCCAGAAGCACCTGAAGAATGACGTGGGCCGCAGCCCCCTGCTGCCCGCACACAACATGTGGACCAACGCCAAGTTCCAGGAGTACCTGCAGCGCCAGGGCCGTGGTGCCGTGTGGGGCAGTGTCATCTACCCGTCCATGAAGAAGGCCATCATCCACGCCATGAAGGTGGCTCAGGACCACGTGGAGCCTCGCAAGAACAGCTTTGAGCTCTACGGGGCCGACTTCGTCCTTGGAAGGGACTTCAGGCCCTGGCTGATCGAGATCAACTCCAGCCCCACCATGCACCCGTCCACACCGGTCACGGCCCAGCTGTGTGCACAGGTGCAGGAGGACACCATCAAGGTGGCCGTGGACCGCAGCTGTGACGTCGGCAACTTTGAGCTCCTGTGGAGGCAG CCTGTGGTCGAGCTGCCCCCATTCAGCGGGTCCGACCTCTGCGTGGCAGGCGTCAGTGTGAGGAGAGCCAGGAGGCAAGTGCTGCCTGCCTGCAACCTCAAGGCCTCGGCCTTGCTGTTGGACACCCAGCCACTGGAGGCACAGGGCCCCTCGGCCATGCCCGACCCTGCCCAGGGATCCCCACGACCAGCTCTCCAGCGAGACTTGGGACTGAAGGAAGAGAAGGGGCACCCCCTGGCCTTGCTGGCACCCTTAAGGGGGCTGCCCGAGAGCAGTGGCGCCCCGCAGCCTACCCGCAACAAGGCTGCTGGGAAGGTGGAGCTCCCGGCCTGCCCTTGTCGCCATGTGGACAGTCAGGCCCCAAACACCGATGTCCCCGAAGCCCAGCCCACCAAACATTGGGATCCAAACCAGCTAAATGCACACCCCCCGGCACCTGTGCCACAGAGCCTGAAGACAGTGGAGGGTGCCCTGCGTCCGCTGCCCGGAGGCAAAG GTTCATGA
- the TTLL8 gene encoding protein monoglycylase TTLL8 isoform X1 produces MEPERKGLWSASSNGDGREENKLKQGISQDLASSSRLDRYKIARQLTEKAIKEKKIFSIYGHYPVVRAALRRKGWVEKKFHFLPKVIPDVEDEGAGVADVTCGKVKENQEMALEKTDDIHNVMSRLVKNEMPYLLWTIKRDAIDYHSLTCDQMLNHYAKTASFTTKIGLCVNMRSLPWYVPANPDSFFPRCYSLCTESEQQEFLEDFRRTMASSILKWVVSHQSCSRSGRSKPRGQREEAGNSDLSSRQDAKNAEAKLRGLPGQLVDIACKVCQAYLGQLEHEDIDTSADATEDLTEAEWEDLTQQYYSLVHGDAFISDSRNYFPQCQALLNQITSVNPQTDIDGFRNIWIIKPAAKSRGRDIVCMDRVEEILELAATDHPLPRDNKWVVQKYIETPLLIYDTKFDIRQWFLVTDWNPLTIWFYKESYLRFSTQRFSLDKLDSAIHLCNNAVQKHLKNDVGRSPLLPAHNMWTNAKFQEYLQRQGRGAVWGSVIYPSMKKAIIHAMKVAQDHVEPRKNSFELYGADFVLGRDFRPWLIEINSSPTMHPSTPVTAQLCAQVQEDTIKVAVDRSCDVGNFELLWRQPVVELPPFSGSDLCVAGVSVRRARRQVLPACNLKASALLLDTQPLEAQGPSAMPDPAQGSPRPALQRDLGLKEEKGHPLALLAPLRGLPESSGAPQPTRNKAAGKVELPACPCRHVDSQAPNTDVPEAQPTKHWDPNQLNAHPPAPVPQSLKTVEGALRPLPGGKGNLSLCSPLPEMGFHHIATCQTTGTAWDGWPGACSLQQLLASEQPMGPGLPRDPRGLPCLVCRGLLPPAWPCKRCRSFRAAVLQGASFVPLGGRSCSPRTP; encoded by the exons ATGGAGCCAGAGAGGAAGGGGCTCTGGTCGGCTTCTTCCAACGGAGACGGGAGAGAAGAAAATA AATTAAAACAAGGAATTTCCCAAGACTTGGCTTCTTCCTCCAGATTAGACAGATATAAGATAGCAAGGCAGTTAACGGAAAAAGCTATTAAG GAGAAGAAGATTTTCTCTATTTACGGACACTACCCGGTGGTCCGGGCCGCTCTGCGAAGGAAGGGCTGGGTGGAGAAGAAGTTCCACTTTTTGCCTAAGGTCATTCCGGATGTCGAGGACGAAGGTGCTGGGGTTGCTG ATGTTACATGTGGCAAAgtcaaagaaaatcaagaaatggCCTTGGAGAAAACAGACGACATCCACAACGTGATG TCTAGGTTGGTAAAAAACGAGATGCCGTACCTCCTCTGGACCATCAAGAGGGACGCCATTGACTATCACAGCCTGACCTGCGACCAGATGCTGAACCACTACGCAAAGACGGCCTCCTTCACCACCAAG ATCGGGCTGTGCGTGAACATGCGGAGCCTGCCCTGGTACGTCCCGGCCAACCCCGACTCCTTCTTCCCGCGCTGCTACAGCCTCTGCACCGAGAGCGAACAGCAGGAATTCCTGG AAGACTTCCGGCGCACGATGGCATCCAGCATCCTCAAGTGGGTGGTCAGCCACCAGAGCTGCAGCCGGAGCGGCAGGAGCAAGCCCAGGGGCCAGAGGGAGGAGGCCGGAAACAGCGACCTGAGCAGCAGGCAAG ATGCCAAAAATGCTGAGGCAAAGCTCAGGGGTCTCCCGGGCCAGCTTGTGGACATCGCGTGCAAGGTGTGCCAGGCCTACCTGGGGCAGCTGGAGCATGAGGACATCGACACGTCGGCGGACGCCACGGAGGACCTCACCGAGGCCGAGTGGGAGGACCTGACACAGCAGTACTACTCCCTCGTTCA TGGCGATGCTTTCATCTCCGATTCAAGAAATTACTTTCCGCAGTGCCAGGCTCTGCTGAATCAAATCACGTCCGTGAACCCTCAGACGGACATCGACGGGTTCCGGAACATCTGGATTATAAAGCCTGCGGCCAAGTCTCGGGGCCGAG ACATAGTGTGCATGGACCGTGTGGAAGAGATCCTGGAGCTGGCGGCTACAGACCACCCTCTTCCCAGGGACAACAAGTGGGTGGTCCAGAAGTACATCGAGACGCCACTGCTCATCTATGACACCAAGTTCGACATCAGACAGTGGTTCCTCGTCACGGACTGGAACCCCCTGACCATCTGGTTCTACAAGGAGAGTTACCTGCGGTTCTCAACACAGCGCTTCTCCCTGGACAAGCTGGACAG TGCCATCCACCTGTGCAACAACGCCGTCCAGAAGCACCTGAAGAATGACGTGGGCCGCAGCCCCCTGCTGCCCGCACACAACATGTGGACCAACGCCAAGTTCCAGGAGTACCTGCAGCGCCAGGGCCGTGGTGCCGTGTGGGGCAGTGTCATCTACCCGTCCATGAAGAAGGCCATCATCCACGCCATGAAGGTGGCTCAGGACCACGTGGAGCCTCGCAAGAACAGCTTTGAGCTCTACGGGGCCGACTTCGTCCTTGGAAGGGACTTCAGGCCCTGGCTGATCGAGATCAACTCCAGCCCCACCATGCACCCGTCCACACCGGTCACGGCCCAGCTGTGTGCACAGGTGCAGGAGGACACCATCAAGGTGGCCGTGGACCGCAGCTGTGACGTCGGCAACTTTGAGCTCCTGTGGAGGCAG CCTGTGGTCGAGCTGCCCCCATTCAGCGGGTCCGACCTCTGCGTGGCAGGCGTCAGTGTGAGGAGAGCCAGGAGGCAAGTGCTGCCTGCCTGCAACCTCAAGGCCTCGGCCTTGCTGTTGGACACCCAGCCACTGGAGGCACAGGGCCCCTCGGCCATGCCCGACCCTGCCCAGGGATCCCCACGACCAGCTCTCCAGCGAGACTTGGGACTGAAGGAAGAGAAGGGGCACCCCCTGGCCTTGCTGGCACCCTTAAGGGGGCTGCCCGAGAGCAGTGGCGCCCCGCAGCCTACCCGCAACAAGGCTGCTGGGAAGGTGGAGCTCCCGGCCTGCCCTTGTCGCCATGTGGACAGTCAGGCCCCAAACACCGATGTCCCCGAAGCCCAGCCCACCAAACATTGGGATCCAAACCAGCTAAATGCACACCCCCCGGCACCTGTGCCACAGAGCCTGAAGACAGTGGAGGGTGCCCTGCGTCCGCTGCCCGGAGGCAAAGGTAACCT GAGTTTATGTTCCCCTTTACCAG agatggggtttcaccatattg CCACCTGCCAGACCACGGGCACCGCATGGGATGGCTGGCCTGGGGCGTGCTCCCTCCAGCAGCTCCTGGCATCAGAACAGCCCATGGGCCCTG ggctgCCGAGGGACCCCCGAGGGCTGCCCTGCCTGGTGTGCCGCGGGCTGCTGCCGCCCGCCTGGCCCTGCAAGCGCTGCCGCTCGTTCCGCGCCGCGGTCCTGCAGGGCGCATCCTTCGTGCCGCTCGGCGGGCGGAGCTGCAGCCCGCGGACCCCGTGA